A single Actinomadura algeriensis DNA region contains:
- a CDS encoding NUDIX domain-containing protein, translated as MTDLHGHEANGNAGERPAVRRIASRVVYENPWMVVREDEIERLDGSRGIYGVIDKPDFVLVIPEENGGFHMVEEFRYPIGRRTWSFPQGSAPGRRAVDPAELARRELAEETGFTAGRLRVIGRLNCAHGMSGQSFTIFHATGLTPGEPDREAEEQDMRQRWVSRAEFRALVADGRITDDSTLAAFALLTMDGLPAD; from the coding sequence ATGACCGACCTGCACGGACACGAGGCGAACGGGAACGCGGGCGAGCGGCCCGCCGTCCGCCGGATCGCGTCGCGCGTCGTCTACGAGAACCCGTGGATGGTGGTCCGCGAGGACGAGATCGAGCGGCTCGACGGCTCGCGCGGCATCTACGGCGTCATCGACAAGCCCGACTTCGTGCTCGTGATCCCGGAGGAGAACGGCGGCTTCCACATGGTGGAGGAGTTCCGCTACCCGATCGGCCGCCGCACGTGGAGCTTCCCGCAGGGGTCGGCGCCGGGCCGCCGAGCGGTCGATCCGGCGGAGCTCGCCCGCCGGGAGCTGGCCGAGGAGACCGGGTTCACCGCCGGACGGCTGCGCGTGATCGGCCGCCTGAACTGCGCGCACGGGATGAGCGGGCAGAGCTTCACGATCTTCCATGCGACCGGGCTGACGCCCGGCGAGCCCGACCGGGAGGCCGAGGAGCAGGACATGCGGCAGCGGTGGGTGTCGCGGGCCGAGTTCCGCGCGCTGGTCGCGGACGGCCGGATCACCGACGACTCCACCCTGGCCGCGTTCGCCCTCCTCACGATGGACGGCCTCCCGGCGGACTGA
- the ccrA gene encoding crotonyl-CoA carboxylase/reductase, protein MAQPGSSHPLLDAVRNGASGPELQEIDLPTRFRAAFTRKDEVGIFEGETDKDVRRSLHVDEVEMPELAPDECVVAVMSAAINFNTVWSAIFEPVPTFAFLEKFGRQGWYGARHDLPYHILGSDGSGVVVRTGAGVKHWKVGDKVVLSPSYVDEEDHGSYDDGMMSETQLAWGFETNFGSLGEYCIVKANQLIPKPKHLTWEEAGSNTLCAATAYRMLVGTHGARMKQGDVVLIWGATGGLGSYATQLVRNGGGIPVAVVSSEAKAEIVRSQGCDNIINRSELNLGEQGLRNPKAGRVLGEAIRGLVGEDPGIVFEYLGRETFGASVYVAKRGGKIVTCGSSTGYKHEYDNRFLWMRLKSIIGSHGFNYHEAVEINRLISLGMIHPTLSRVYDLDEAGEATRAVQTNQHTGKVAVLCGATGEGQGVDDPAMRERIGEDNLNRFRD, encoded by the coding sequence ATGGCTCAGCCCGGCTCGTCCCACCCGCTGCTCGACGCCGTCCGCAACGGCGCGAGCGGCCCCGAGCTGCAGGAGATCGACCTTCCGACCCGCTTCCGCGCCGCTTTCACGCGGAAGGACGAGGTCGGGATCTTCGAAGGGGAGACCGACAAGGACGTGCGGCGCTCGCTGCACGTGGACGAAGTCGAGATGCCCGAGCTCGCCCCCGACGAGTGCGTGGTCGCGGTGATGTCCGCGGCGATCAACTTCAACACCGTCTGGTCGGCGATCTTCGAGCCGGTCCCGACGTTCGCGTTCCTCGAGAAGTTCGGCCGGCAGGGCTGGTACGGCGCCCGGCACGACCTGCCGTACCACATCCTCGGCTCGGACGGTTCCGGCGTGGTCGTCCGCACCGGCGCCGGCGTGAAGCACTGGAAGGTCGGCGACAAGGTCGTGCTCTCCCCGTCCTACGTGGACGAGGAGGACCACGGCTCCTACGACGACGGCATGATGAGCGAGACGCAGCTCGCGTGGGGCTTCGAGACGAACTTCGGCTCCCTCGGCGAGTACTGCATCGTCAAGGCGAACCAGCTCATCCCCAAGCCGAAGCACCTCACCTGGGAGGAGGCCGGCTCGAACACCCTGTGCGCGGCGACCGCCTACCGGATGCTGGTCGGCACGCACGGCGCCCGCATGAAGCAGGGCGACGTCGTCCTGATCTGGGGCGCGACGGGCGGGCTCGGCTCGTACGCGACGCAGCTCGTCCGCAACGGCGGCGGCATCCCGGTCGCGGTGGTGTCGTCGGAGGCGAAGGCCGAGATCGTCCGCTCGCAGGGCTGCGACAACATCATCAACCGCAGCGAGCTGAACCTCGGTGAGCAGGGCCTGCGCAACCCGAAGGCCGGACGGGTGCTGGGCGAGGCCATCCGCGGCCTCGTCGGCGAGGACCCGGGGATCGTGTTCGAGTACCTCGGCCGCGAGACGTTCGGCGCGTCGGTGTACGTCGCCAAGCGCGGCGGCAAGATCGTCACGTGCGGTTCGTCGACCGGCTACAAGCACGAGTACGACAACCGGTTCCTGTGGATGCGGCTGAAGAGCATCATCGGCTCGCACGGCTTCAACTACCACGAGGCCGTCGAGATCAACCGGCTGATCTCCCTCGGCATGATCCACCCGACCCTGTCGCGGGTCTACGACCTCGACGAGGCGGGCGAGGCGACCCGCGCCGTCCAGACGAACCAGCACACCGGCAAGGTCGCGGTGCTGTGCGGCGCCACCGGCGAGGGCCAGGGCGTCGACGACCCGGCGATGCGCGAGCGGATCGGCGAGGACAACCTGAACCGTTTCCGCGACTGA
- a CDS encoding helix-turn-helix domain-containing protein, with protein sequence MEGKSSPHARWVPGSGRDNDEVRAGREEARIAFELGNAVRERRQALGWSQAELARRAGMTQPALSRLEAGGPTPTIGVLDRIAHALGARLTVQFTDAV encoded by the coding sequence ATGGAAGGGAAGAGCAGCCCCCATGCGCGCTGGGTGCCGGGCTCGGGTCGCGACAACGACGAGGTCCGCGCCGGACGGGAAGAGGCGCGCATCGCCTTCGAGCTGGGCAACGCGGTCAGGGAACGTCGCCAGGCTCTGGGATGGTCGCAGGCCGAACTCGCCAGGAGAGCGGGCATGACCCAGCCGGCCCTCTCCCGGCTGGAGGCGGGCGGCCCCACACCGACCATCGGGGTGCTCGACCGCATCGCTCACGCCCTGGGGGCCAGGCTGACCGTGCAGTTCACCGACGCCGTCTGA
- a CDS encoding GntR family transcriptional regulator — protein MPRPPTKAQAITSALAARIIEGELDPGAWLPSERELAREFGADRSTVRRALRMLAEQGLVHVEHGSGVRVHAAGRIRRAASDVTRQVGGWRGFHVSAQGSGRTPFTRTSVAEVVADPRLARRLAVPAGTRLLRRARVQGVADEPPVQTATTWVPLDVVERIPVLREIDTGPGGIYSRLEEAGLTIVFEETVTCRLPRAEEQEVLEIGPEQPVLTLWRRAYDQDDRVVEVTHRVVAGHRHELTYRYGAGA, from the coding sequence ATGCCGCGACCCCCCACGAAGGCGCAAGCGATCACCAGTGCGCTGGCCGCCCGCATCATCGAGGGCGAGCTCGACCCGGGCGCGTGGCTGCCGTCCGAACGCGAGCTCGCGCGCGAGTTCGGCGCCGACCGCTCGACCGTCCGGCGGGCGCTGCGGATGCTCGCCGAGCAGGGCCTCGTCCACGTCGAGCACGGGTCCGGGGTGCGGGTGCACGCCGCCGGGCGGATCCGCCGCGCGGCGTCCGACGTCACCCGGCAGGTCGGCGGCTGGCGCGGCTTCCACGTGTCGGCGCAGGGGTCCGGCCGCACCCCGTTCACCCGGACGTCCGTCGCCGAGGTCGTCGCGGACCCGCGGCTCGCGCGGCGCCTCGCGGTGCCCGCCGGGACGCGGCTGCTGCGCCGCGCGCGCGTCCAGGGCGTGGCGGACGAGCCGCCCGTGCAGACCGCGACGACCTGGGTGCCGCTCGACGTCGTCGAGCGGATACCGGTCCTGCGGGAGATCGACACCGGGCCCGGCGGGATCTACTCGCGGCTGGAGGAGGCCGGGCTCACGATCGTCTTCGAGGAGACGGTCACCTGCCGGCTGCCGCGCGCGGAGGAGCAGGAGGTGCTGGAGATCGGCCCGGAGCAGCCGGTGCTGACGCTGTGGCGCCGCGCGTACGACCAGGACGACCGGGTCGTCGAGGTGACCCACCGGGTGGTGGCGGGCCACCGGCACGAACTCACCTACCGATACGGGGCGGGAGCCTGA
- a CDS encoding type II toxin-antitoxin system RelE/ParE family toxin, translated as MGLYDVEIEPEIMEWLDSLTDREYGRVEQFVEILAENAETLGEPWSRHLGGGLRELRIHLHPRQVRITYWLAPGRRVILLTVFSKTQDREVAEIERAGRAMKVCQDEHGHARTNYIREV; from the coding sequence ATGGGGCTGTACGACGTTGAGATCGAGCCGGAGATCATGGAATGGCTGGATTCGCTCACCGACCGCGAGTACGGCCGTGTCGAGCAGTTCGTCGAGATCCTCGCGGAGAACGCCGAAACACTGGGTGAGCCGTGGTCACGACATCTCGGCGGCGGGCTGCGCGAACTCCGCATCCATCTCCATCCACGGCAAGTACGCATCACCTACTGGCTCGCACCAGGCAGACGGGTCATCCTGCTCACGGTGTTCTCCAAGACACAAGACCGTGAGGTCGCGGAGATCGAGCGCGCGGGGCGGGCCATGAAGGTATGTCAAGACGAGCATGGCCACGCACGGACGAACTACATCAGGGAGGTGTAA
- a CDS encoding DUF4153 domain-containing protein gives MTDTPVPLEKKPPGAAPPPPTPGLAAEPVGPGWPGGPRGPRVYGPMPPPYFAKPTLLDRMFRRWKRPEPLRPAFVGATAAAGLVGALTLGPMMREGAFGVGVPIAAAAVAAVSGAAALRAGRLVAPATRRRRGVRRANLTAVVFALLSLALVATFAVRDADWIVAITFLLAMPIASYAAAGGRSWVELIGGGLAYPFSGLRMLPWAARGVAGAATSGRGVTWPVIRTGLIAAGLLLVFGALFAGADAAFGDLAAGLVPDVSGGSVFVYGFAFVATMLATLAGSHLAQSPPPLHLLAPRRPAPAGRWSWIVPIAALDLLFLAFCAVQARVFLAADRDALLAETGLTYAEYARQGFFQLVVVTVLVIAVIALAMTWAPSATRADRATVRALLGLLCALTLVVVAVALRRLYLYEEAFGWTRLRLWVHAFEVWLGLVVVLGAVGAVFGFRRDLLPRAIAGSAAAALLALAAINPDGFIAERNVDRFEATGKIDVLYLRNLSADAVPALDRLPEPQRSCALWEIERELRGDEPAVAANLGRARARDLLADTPAVRSAGNDLSGGIYGFCSDMIYDTGGSTRY, from the coding sequence ATGACCGATACGCCGGTGCCGTTGGAGAAGAAGCCGCCCGGAGCCGCCCCGCCGCCGCCCACGCCGGGCTTGGCGGCCGAGCCGGTCGGCCCGGGCTGGCCGGGCGGGCCCCGGGGCCCGCGCGTGTACGGGCCCATGCCGCCGCCGTACTTCGCCAAGCCCACCCTGCTCGACCGGATGTTCCGGCGGTGGAAGCGTCCGGAACCGCTGCGGCCCGCGTTCGTCGGCGCCACGGCCGCCGCCGGGCTGGTCGGCGCGCTCACGCTCGGCCCGATGATGCGGGAGGGCGCCTTCGGCGTCGGCGTGCCGATCGCCGCGGCCGCCGTCGCGGCCGTCTCGGGCGCCGCCGCGCTGCGGGCCGGACGGCTGGTGGCGCCCGCGACGCGCAGGCGCCGGGGCGTCCGCCGCGCCAACCTCACCGCCGTCGTGTTCGCGCTGCTCTCGCTCGCCCTGGTCGCGACGTTCGCGGTGCGCGACGCCGACTGGATCGTCGCGATCACGTTCCTGCTGGCCATGCCCATCGCGTCGTACGCGGCGGCGGGCGGGCGGTCGTGGGTGGAGCTGATCGGCGGCGGGCTCGCGTACCCGTTCAGCGGCCTGCGGATGCTGCCGTGGGCGGCGCGCGGCGTGGCCGGCGCGGCGACGTCCGGACGCGGCGTGACCTGGCCCGTCATCCGCACCGGGCTGATCGCGGCCGGGCTGCTGCTGGTGTTCGGCGCGCTCTTCGCGGGGGCGGACGCGGCGTTCGGCGACCTGGCCGCCGGGCTGGTCCCGGACGTGTCGGGCGGCAGCGTCTTCGTGTACGGGTTCGCGTTCGTCGCGACGATGCTCGCCACGCTCGCGGGCTCCCACCTCGCGCAGTCCCCGCCGCCGCTGCACCTGCTCGCCCCGCGGCGGCCCGCCCCGGCCGGGCGCTGGTCGTGGATCGTCCCGATCGCCGCGCTCGACCTGCTGTTCCTCGCGTTCTGCGCCGTCCAGGCCCGGGTGTTCCTCGCCGCCGACCGGGACGCGCTGCTCGCCGAGACCGGCCTCACCTACGCCGAGTACGCGCGGCAGGGGTTCTTCCAGCTCGTGGTGGTGACCGTGCTGGTCATCGCCGTCATCGCGCTGGCGATGACGTGGGCGCCGTCGGCCACGCGCGCCGACCGGGCGACCGTCCGGGCCCTGCTGGGGCTGCTGTGCGCGCTGACGCTGGTGGTCGTCGCGGTCGCGCTGCGGCGCCTGTACCTGTACGAGGAGGCGTTCGGCTGGACGCGGCTGCGGCTGTGGGTGCACGCGTTCGAGGTGTGGCTGGGCCTCGTCGTGGTGCTCGGCGCGGTCGGCGCGGTGTTCGGGTTCCGCCGCGACCTGCTGCCCCGCGCGATCGCGGGCAGCGCCGCCGCCGCGCTGCTCGCGCTCGCCGCGATCAACCCGGACGGGTTCATCGCCGAACGCAACGTCGACCGGTTCGAGGCGACCGGCAAGATCGACGTGCTGTACCTGCGGAACCTGTCCGCCGACGCCGTCCCGGCGCTGGACCGGCTGCCGGAGCCGCAGCGGTCGTGCGCGCTGTGGGAGATCGAGCGGGAACTGCGCGGGGACGAACCGGCCGTGGCCGCCAATCTCGGCCGCGCCCGCGCCCGGGACCTGCTGGCCGACACCCCGGCCGTGAGGAGCGCCGGGAACGACCTCTCCGGCGGGATCTACGGCTTCTGCAGCGACATGATCTACGACACGGGCGGCTCCACCCGGTACTAG
- a CDS encoding helix-turn-helix domain-containing protein, translating into MRPHLDEVADEMMQEIQTRVREYDRPGNGTYSATLRQAVERVLHYFVDRVADPDEEPANVTDFFRSMGRGEAGEGRSLDAMQTAMRVGGMIAWRRITEGADALQVQPRTLGAVGEALMLFQDELAHAAAEGFSQAKAEVAGEMQRRRKRLLDLLFADPPAGAEAIADLAAAAHWPLPRTVAAVALGRQVRDDRGTAFPPDVLADLTRRTPSLIIPDPDGPGRAKLVDRALAGTPAVVGPTVPVMEAGRSFQWARKTLCLVQRGVIEAGGVVRSVEHMSTLILFQDEGLTTALADLRLAPLSHLRPSQQDRLAETLLAWLQSGRNANEVAMRLHVHPQTVRYRLRQLEELFGDQLLDPDLRFDLEIVLRARALLAAGPGEHLIPPARAVAGESGEVVSFRRT; encoded by the coding sequence ATGCGGCCGCACCTCGACGAGGTGGCGGACGAGATGATGCAGGAGATCCAGACGCGGGTCCGGGAGTACGACCGGCCGGGCAACGGAACCTACTCGGCCACGCTCCGGCAGGCCGTCGAGCGGGTGCTGCACTACTTCGTGGACCGGGTCGCCGACCCCGACGAGGAACCCGCGAACGTCACCGACTTCTTCCGTTCGATGGGACGGGGCGAGGCCGGGGAGGGCCGCAGCCTCGACGCCATGCAGACCGCGATGCGCGTCGGCGGCATGATCGCGTGGCGGCGGATCACCGAGGGCGCCGACGCGCTGCAGGTCCAGCCGCGCACGCTGGGCGCGGTCGGCGAGGCGCTGATGCTGTTCCAGGACGAGCTGGCGCACGCGGCGGCGGAGGGCTTCTCGCAGGCCAAGGCGGAGGTGGCCGGGGAGATGCAGCGGCGCCGCAAGCGGCTGCTCGACCTGCTGTTCGCCGACCCGCCGGCCGGGGCGGAGGCCATCGCGGACCTCGCCGCGGCGGCGCACTGGCCGCTGCCCCGGACGGTCGCGGCGGTCGCGCTGGGCCGGCAGGTCCGCGACGACCGGGGCACCGCGTTCCCGCCCGACGTGCTCGCCGACCTGACCCGCCGCACCCCCAGCCTGATCATCCCGGACCCGGACGGGCCGGGCCGTGCGAAGCTCGTGGACCGGGCGCTCGCCGGGACCCCGGCCGTGGTCGGCCCGACCGTCCCGGTGATGGAGGCGGGCCGCTCGTTCCAGTGGGCCCGCAAGACGCTGTGCCTGGTGCAGCGCGGCGTCATCGAGGCGGGCGGGGTGGTGCGCAGCGTGGAGCACATGTCCACGCTGATCCTGTTCCAGGACGAGGGGCTCACGACGGCGCTCGCGGACCTGCGGCTCGCGCCGCTGTCGCACCTGCGGCCGTCCCAGCAGGACCGGCTCGCCGAGACGCTGCTGGCGTGGCTGCAGTCGGGCCGCAACGCCAACGAGGTCGCGATGCGGTTGCACGTGCACCCGCAGACCGTCCGGTACCGGCTGCGGCAGCTGGAGGAGCTGTTCGGCGACCAGCTGCTGGACCCGGACCTCCGGTTCGACCTGGAGATCGTGCTGCGGGCGCGGGCGCTGCTGGCGGCCGGGCCGGGCGAGCACCTGATCCCGCCCGCGCGGGCGGTCGCCGGGGAGAGCGGCGAGGTGGTCAGCTTCCGGCGGACCTGA